The region TGATTACGTGTCGTTAACCATGACCTTACACCAAAAATAAATATATCATATGGTACCCAAGCAATCAAGCGTTAATATATGTTTTTTCATGAATTTTTATGGCAAGCTCGACCTCGGTTTTTCCACAATGAATTGTACTGGCAATATGTTCATAGGAAAATCCCTTTTTGTAAAGTTCAAGAATTCTTGCTTGCATCGATGTTTCAAAGGTATCATTGATATTTTTCAGAGCCAAATCTGGTAACAGGA is a window of Lentibacillus daqui DNA encoding:
- a CDS encoding DUF6115 domain-containing protein, with the protein product MELLETYLQEIKQENRMLEDRFANTGTTEPATEKKTKQKTKTNQEKDNILLPDLALKNINDTFETSMQARILELYKKGFSYEHIASTIHCGKTEVELAIKIHEKTYINA